The proteins below are encoded in one region of Aequorivita iocasae:
- a CDS encoding peptidoglycan DD-metalloendopeptidase family protein: MKTIILATLTLILLTTACDNQKNDLAKAPPVVEEAIIEQYGYILNDFEVVRDTIRKGDTFGDILFANGVPQEKIMEVATKFRDSFDVRKIVVGKPYLLLKSKDSLNTTHVFIYETNQIDYAVVDFRDTLSIYNSQKPVRYEEREASGIITSSLSATMEEQNLSPYMTDQLANIYAWTINFFKLQPGDRFKVIYTEKFIDDTIPAGLKEIKAAYFEHNGKPLYAFKFNTDATGKVFGYYDELANNLKRAFLKAPVKFSRISSRYNLNRRIKYYGFKLRPHRGTDFAAPIGTPILATADGIVTKSERRGGNGNYVKIRHNGTYETQYLHMKARNVKVGQHVSQGDVIGWIGMTGNTSGPHVCYRFWKNGKEVDPFKEETPFSQPLPKDLHEQYFANLLPLKEKLDCIVF, from the coding sequence TTGAAGACAATAATATTAGCTACCCTTACCCTTATCCTGCTGACCACTGCTTGTGATAACCAAAAAAATGACCTTGCCAAGGCACCCCCCGTTGTCGAAGAGGCAATTATTGAACAATATGGATATATCCTGAATGATTTTGAAGTAGTTCGTGATACAATCCGCAAAGGAGATACTTTTGGAGACATTCTTTTTGCCAATGGCGTGCCACAGGAAAAAATAATGGAAGTAGCTACTAAATTCCGAGATAGTTTTGACGTGCGTAAAATAGTGGTTGGTAAACCGTATCTTCTTCTAAAATCAAAAGACTCTTTAAACACCACACACGTTTTCATTTATGAAACCAACCAAATAGATTATGCAGTTGTGGATTTTAGAGATACACTTTCCATATACAATAGCCAAAAGCCGGTTCGATATGAGGAAAGGGAAGCCTCAGGGATAATAACGAGTTCACTTTCCGCAACCATGGAGGAGCAAAATTTAAGCCCTTACATGACAGACCAACTAGCCAATATCTATGCTTGGACTATTAATTTTTTTAAGCTTCAACCAGGAGACCGTTTTAAGGTAATTTATACAGAAAAATTTATAGATGATACCATTCCAGCAGGCCTTAAGGAAATTAAGGCAGCTTATTTTGAGCATAATGGTAAACCACTTTATGCCTTCAAATTCAACACGGATGCTACGGGTAAGGTTTTTGGTTATTACGACGAATTGGCGAATAATCTAAAACGGGCTTTCTTAAAGGCTCCCGTAAAATTCAGCAGAATATCGTCTCGATACAATCTTAATAGAAGAATAAAATACTACGGCTTTAAACTGCGCCCCCACCGCGGAACCGATTTTGCAGCTCCCATTGGAACCCCAATATTAGCTACAGCAGATGGTATAGTAACAAAATCTGAGCGTCGTGGTGGAAATGGTAATTATGTAAAGATTAGGCATAATGGTACTTACGAGACACAATACCTCCATATGAAAGCACGTAATGTTAAGGTAGGCCAGCATGTAAGCCAGGGCGATGTAATAGGATGGATTGGTATGACCGGAAACACAAGCGGCCCCCACGTATGTTATCGTTTTTGGAAAAATGGAAAAGAAGTAGATCCGTTTAAAGAGGAAACCCCATTTTCGCAACCACTTCCCAAAGATTTGCACGAACAATATTTTGCAAATCTGCTTCCGCTGAAGGAAAAATTGGACTGTATCGTGTTTTAA
- a CDS encoding TonB-dependent receptor, with the protein MRKFLFLVFLLGGFAAFSQTTVTGTVIDSESNDPLAGANVVETGTTNGAITDFDGNFTLQTSASTGTLTISYIGYTIEKVPFKSVNGTAALGNVKITVDADALEEVVIVGKGIIDMAKDRQTPIAVSTISAAEIQAKAVGNVEFPEVVKSTPSVYVSNQAGGFGDSQMFLRGFDQTNTAFLLNGQPINGMEDGKMYWSNWSGMSDVANAVQVQRGLGSSKLAISSVGGTVNIVSRAAGRKEGGFARFMTGNDSYFKGTLSYDSGLKGKWAYSFLFDHWQAHRKYSDGTAGQGQNYFIGIGYVPNDKHSFNFLLTGAPQWHDQNFSDSLEDYDQYGKRYNANSGFYNGERFTFRRNYYHKPIINLNWDWNISDKTNLSSVAYASFGRGGGTGPAGSSRNIDAARNSNGEIDFNEIEENNIAGAENGIGSFGQGSVVRRMSVNNHNWFGFLTNLESAVSDNFTFNLGVDTRFYKGSHWYQMNNLLGLQGYADNRGYGDARDSDYVISETFEADPWAALFNSADEGQRFNYDYSENINYIGGFGQAEYKTDNFSAFAQGAVSTQSYQREGRAEGNEIEGVNGLGKSEKVNKLGYNIKGGMGYTFIENNTVFANAGYYSRQPFLDNIFSDIRNSNYILEGENEIDNEEILGLEVGYRLRAGNFSLDLNGYYTTWGNRFLAGGTIDADPNSSNPIEQVDRYQRFTDITQVHKGFEFEGKYRYSSAFMLRAFGSIGNWKYDGETPYQTRDDQTNALLEQGTVDLTGTKVGNAPQTSFGFGFKYNIFGGLTVDADYNIYTDLYGFVDADDVTKAAQAGEVYQAERLPAYSLLDAGITYKFDFGGQDFTLRANCYNATNEMYLSQKDSFGYFYGNGRTWNASIRYDF; encoded by the coding sequence ATGAGAAAGTTTTTATTTCTTGTTTTTTTATTGGGCGGTTTTGCCGCTTTTTCGCAAACAACGGTTACCGGTACGGTGATCGATTCTGAATCAAACGACCCCTTGGCTGGTGCCAATGTTGTTGAAACTGGTACTACTAACGGTGCCATTACCGATTTTGACGGAAATTTCACATTGCAAACTTCCGCTTCAACGGGTACGCTTACCATCTCTTATATTGGTTACACTATTGAAAAAGTTCCCTTTAAAAGTGTTAACGGAACAGCAGCTCTGGGTAACGTAAAAATTACTGTAGATGCAGATGCACTTGAAGAAGTAGTGATTGTAGGAAAGGGAATTATAGATATGGCAAAGGACCGTCAAACACCTATTGCTGTTTCCACTATTTCTGCAGCTGAAATCCAAGCAAAAGCTGTTGGTAACGTTGAATTTCCTGAAGTAGTAAAAAGTACTCCGAGTGTCTACGTTTCAAACCAAGCTGGTGGTTTTGGCGACTCACAAATGTTTTTGCGCGGCTTTGACCAAACAAATACGGCTTTTCTTTTGAACGGGCAGCCCATCAACGGAATGGAAGATGGAAAAATGTACTGGTCCAACTGGTCTGGAATGTCTGATGTTGCAAATGCGGTTCAGGTTCAGCGTGGTTTGGGTTCGTCAAAATTGGCAATTTCGTCAGTTGGTGGAACGGTAAACATCGTGTCTCGTGCCGCTGGAAGAAAAGAAGGTGGTTTTGCACGTTTTATGACAGGTAATGATAGTTACTTTAAAGGTACCTTAAGCTATGATTCTGGTCTAAAAGGAAAATGGGCGTATTCCTTTTTGTTCGACCATTGGCAAGCACACAGAAAATATTCTGATGGTACCGCCGGTCAAGGACAAAATTATTTTATCGGTATTGGTTACGTGCCGAATGACAAGCACTCTTTCAACTTCTTGTTGACAGGGGCGCCACAGTGGCACGATCAAAACTTCTCAGACTCATTGGAAGATTACGATCAATATGGAAAACGTTATAATGCGAACTCGGGTTTCTATAACGGAGAACGATTTACTTTTAGAAGAAACTACTACCATAAGCCAATTATCAATTTAAACTGGGATTGGAATATAAGCGATAAAACCAATTTGTCTTCCGTTGCGTATGCCTCTTTTGGTCGTGGTGGCGGAACAGGTCCTGCAGGCAGTTCCCGTAATATTGACGCAGCACGAAACAGCAATGGTGAAATTGATTTCAATGAAATTGAAGAAAACAACATTGCAGGAGCCGAGAACGGAATAGGAAGTTTCGGTCAGGGTTCGGTAGTAAGAAGAATGTCTGTAAACAACCATAACTGGTTCGGATTTCTTACAAACCTAGAAAGTGCTGTAAGCGATAACTTTACGTTCAATCTGGGTGTTGATACCCGTTTTTATAAAGGAAGCCACTGGTATCAAATGAATAACCTTTTAGGTCTACAAGGCTATGCCGATAACCGTGGGTATGGTGATGCAAGAGATAGTGACTATGTAATTAGTGAAACTTTTGAAGCAGATCCTTGGGCAGCTTTGTTCAATTCTGCTGATGAGGGACAACGTTTTAATTATGACTATTCAGAAAATATCAATTACATTGGTGGTTTTGGTCAGGCAGAATACAAAACTGATAATTTCTCGGCTTTTGCACAGGGAGCGGTTTCCACACAAAGCTATCAAAGAGAAGGCCGTGCTGAAGGAAACGAAATAGAAGGCGTTAATGGTCTTGGTAAATCTGAAAAAGTAAATAAATTAGGGTATAACATTAAAGGAGGTATGGGTTATACCTTTATTGAAAATAATACGGTCTTCGCAAATGCAGGCTACTATTCAAGACAACCCTTCCTTGACAATATTTTTTCTGATATTAGAAACTCCAACTACATTTTGGAAGGAGAAAACGAGATTGATAACGAAGAGATTTTAGGTCTTGAGGTAGGCTACAGGCTTCGTGCAGGTAACTTTAGTTTAGATTTGAATGGTTATTACACTACTTGGGGTAATCGTTTTCTTGCTGGGGGTACAATTGATGCAGACCCAAATTCTTCAAACCCTATCGAACAAGTGGACCGTTATCAGCGCTTTACAGATATTACCCAAGTTCACAAAGGCTTTGAATTTGAAGGAAAATACCGTTACTCAAGTGCCTTTATGTTGAGAGCTTTTGGTAGTATTGGAAACTGGAAATATGATGGGGAAACGCCTTATCAAACAAGAGATGATCAAACCAATGCCTTGCTTGAGCAAGGTACCGTGGATCTTACAGGAACAAAAGTGGGCAATGCGCCTCAAACCTCTTTTGGTTTTGGTTTTAAATACAATATTTTTGGAGGTCTAACTGTAGATGCAGATTACAATATCTATACAGATCTATATGGATTTGTTGATGCAGATGATGTAACCAAGGCCGCTCAAGCTGGGGAAGTTTACCAAGCAGAGCGTTTGCCAGCCTACAGCTTGCTAGATGCCGGAATTACTTATAAATTCGATTTTGGTGGCCAGGACTTTACACTTAGAGCAAATTGTTACAATGCCACAAACGAAATGTATTTAAGCCAAAAGGATTCTTTCGGTTATTTCTATGGAAATGGAAGAACTTGGAATGCAAGCATCCGTTACGATTTTTAA